The proteins below are encoded in one region of Polypterus senegalus isolate Bchr_013 chromosome 2, ASM1683550v1, whole genome shotgun sequence:
- the LOC120524552 gene encoding olfactory receptor 52D1-like, with translation MPTATVNTSDSTPDFFLTSFPGLEAFRHLLSIPFIIMYSFAIVGNIAIIYIIKLEETLHTPMYILLCILAVVDIGLCTSTTPKMLAILLNDARSISFQACFLQMFFIYFFSSLESSILAVMAYDRYIAICNPLRYSTILTTAAISKILLALFLRCVILTGLIPIMASKLPYCSSTVVPQTYCDHMPVANLACTDITMNSYYGLSVAFLIVGMDVIFISFTYIMIIRAVLKLASKQARVKAFSTCGSHVFIILYFYTSGLCSFLTYRFSKNASSQLNILSSVLYLILPPVLNPAVYGVRTKEIRDGFLKHLGRNTHWSRKR, from the coding sequence atgCCAACAGCAACAGTGAACACGTCGGATTCAACTCCGGACTTCTTCTTGACCAGTTTTCCCGGACTAGAAGCTTTTCGTCACTTGCTTTCTATCCCGTTCATTATTATGTATTCTTTTGCAATTGTAGGAAATATAGCAATAATATATATAAtcaaactggaagaaactctacATACTCCTATGTACATCCTCCTCTGTATTCTCGCTGTGGTTGACATCGGTTTGTGCACCTCCACAACACCTAAAATGCTAGCGATCCTATTGAATGATGCACGCAGTATTTCTTTTCAAGCTTGCTtcctgcaaatgttttttatatactttttttcatCTCTAGAATCCTCAATATTAGCCGTAATGGCATATGACCGGTATATTGCTATCTGCAACCCACTTCGTTATAGCACTATATTAACAACTGCAGCTATTAGTAAAATTCTACTTGCACTTTTTCTGAGATGTGTAATTTTAACCGGTCTGATTCCAATAATGGCCTCAAAGTTGCCTTACTGTTCATCTACTGTTGTCCCTCAAACCTATTGTGACCACATGCCGGTAGCGAATCTGGCGTGCACTGATattactatgaatagttattacggACTTTCGGTTGCATTTTTGATTGTCGGCATGGATGTcatttttatctcatttacttACATAATGATTATTAGAGCCGTTTTGAAACTGGCCTCAAAACAGGCCCGGGTCAAAGCGTTTAGTACATGTGGTTCCCATGTATTTATTATCTTGTACTTTTACACCAGCGGTCTATGTAGTTTCTTGACTTACAGGTTTAGTAAAAATGCATCCAGCCAGTTAAACATTCTATCGAGCGTTCTCTATCTTATTTTACCGCCAGTGTTAAATCCTGCCGTTTATGGAGTGAGAACTAAAGAAATCCGCGACGGATTTCTAAAACATCTCGGAAGAAACACTCACTGGAGCAGAAAACGTTGA